Proteins encoded by one window of Amaranthus tricolor cultivar Red isolate AtriRed21 chromosome 4, ASM2621246v1, whole genome shotgun sequence:
- the LOC130810101 gene encoding probable choline kinase 1: protein MSLQISIQHFHFFSQFLIIGTILNTNQSTYREFFLEKNKMAIKTNGFLEGSLPEELMQLLVTLASRWEDVNDPNEIQVKRLSGAMTNEVFQIKWANEKDDLHRKVLVRIYGEGVDVFFNRDDEIKTFECLSHHGQGPRLLGRFSDGRVEEFLHARTLSAEDLRDPEISGLIAGKMREFHKLEMPGTKTVVLWTRLRRWLRKAKSLCSLADIKEFGLDHLDDEIQLLEKELTQHDQELGFCHNDLQYGNIMMDEETKFVTLIDYEYASYNPIAYDIANHFSEMAANYHTDQPHILDYTKYPDEEERRRFIQAYLSSSGDDLSDSEVENLLKDVDKYSLANHLFWGLWGIISAYVNNIDFDYKEYARQRLEQYWLKKSQVLSPYAVCRDDGENGF from the exons ATGTCATTGCAAATATCCATCCAACATTTCCATTTTTTCTCTCAATTTCTTATTattg GTACTATACTCAACACAAACCAATCAACATATAGAGAATTCTTTCTTGAAAAAAACAAGATGGCAATTAAGACAAATGGGTTTTTGGAGGGATCATTACCAGAAGAATTGATGCAACTTCTTGTAACATTAGCATCAAGATGGGAAGATGTGAATGACCCAAATGAAATTCAAGTAAAGAGATTAAGTGGGGCCATGACTAATGaagtttttcaaataaaatggGCAAATGAGAAAGATGATCTTCATAGGAAAGTTTTGGTAAGAATATATGGTGAAGGAGTTGATGTTTTCTTCAATAGAGATGATGAAATTAAGACTTTTGAGTGTTTGTCTCACCATGGTCAAGGCCCTCGTCTTCTTGGCCGTTTCTCCGATGGCCGTGTTGAAGAATTCCTACATGCTAGG ACTCTATCAGCAGAAGATCTAAGGGACCCAGAAATATCAGGCCTAATAGCAGGAAAGATGAGAGAGTTTCACAAGCTTGAAATGCCAGGCACTAAAACAGTGGTCTTATGGACAAGACTCCGTCGTTGGCTGAGGAAAGCGAAGAGTTTATGTTCGTTAGCAGACATCAAAGAGTTTGGATTAGATCATTTAGACGATGAAATCCAGCTGTTAGAGAAGGAACTCACTCAACATGATCAAGAACTTGGGTTTTGCCACAATGATTTGCAATATGGCAATATCATGATGGATGAAGAGACTAAATTTGTCACTCTTATT GATTATGAATATGCAAGCTATAATCCCATTGCCTATGATATTGCTAATCACTTTTCAGAAATGGCTGCCAATTATCATACTGATCAACCTCATATTTTGGATTACACTAAATACCCAG ATGAAGAGGAACGTCGAAGATTTATCCAGGCATATTTGAGCTCATCAG GAGACGACCTTAGTGATAGTGAAGTTGAAAACTTGCTAAAAGATGTTGACAAATACTCTCTTGCAAATCATCTCTTTTGGGGCTTATGGGGCATCATTTCG GCCTACGTGAATAATATCGATTTCGATTACAAGGAATATGCAAGACAGAGGTTGGAACAATATTGGTTAAAGAAGTCTCAAGTCCTTAGTCCCTATGCAGTTTGTCGTGATGATGGCGAAAATGGTTTCTAA
- the LOC130810100 gene encoding carboxypeptidase SOL1, with translation MNSSSFCSLPLIAITYSCLLYLVSARVGEFTPGRRLLDDAHHKPSINIEGYMSNYELENAIMAFGERCSNISRIYSIGRSVNGFPLWVIEISDNPGREEPEPAFKFIGNVHGDEPVGRELLIRLANWLCDNYLKDPLADMIIKNVHLHILPSMNPDGFALRKRGNAKNVDLNRDFPDQFFATNDLEDARQPETKAIMRWIRRIQFTASASLHGGALVANYPWDGTEDKKKEYYASPDDDAFRFLASVYSHSHYNMSKSKEFPEGITNGAAWYPIYGGMQDWNYIHAGCFELTLEISDCKWPNASELSTLWEYNRMSMLNLVATTVKTGVHGRVFSVDTRTPLPAIIDINGINKSVKAGRLFADYHRLLVPGVKYQVTASSPGYKSKSTTIFLVEEATTADFILEPETNNAGKIVGSGCDCSGNYKNRLEMVDILAHPQMEISMVIIVALAFLLLLYRRKLCLSFPKHRQALGSKRPTVV, from the exons ATGAATTCCTCTTCTTTCTGTTCACTTCCATTGATCGCCATCACCTATTCATGTTTGCTCTACCTTGTTTCCGCAAGAGTCGGTGAATTCACCCCAG GTAGACGTTTGTTAGATGATGCCCATCATAAACCCAG TATTAATATAGAGGGATACATGAGTAATTATGAGTTAGAGAATGCTATTATGGCTTTTGGTGAAAGGTGCAGTAACATTTCAAGGATATACAG TATTGGAAGGAGTGTGAATGGATTTCCGCTG TGGGTAATAGAAATTTCTGACAATCCAGGGAGGGAAGAGCCTGAACCTGCATTTAAG TTCATTGGAAACGTTCATGGGGATGAACCCGTTGGACGTGAGCTTCTGATACGTCTTGCAAATTGGCTGTGTGATAATTATCTGAAGGACCCACTG GCTGATATGATTATCAAAAATGTACACCTTCATATACTACCATCCATGAACCCTGATGGATTTGCTCTGAGAAAAAGAGGGAATGCCAAAAATGTTGATTTAAATCGAGATTTTCCTGACCAG TTCTTTGCTACAAATGATTTGGAGGATGCAAGGCAGCCTGAAACAAAAGCAATAATGCGTTGGATAAGAAGGATACAGTTTACGGCTTCTGCCAGTTTGCATGGG GGTGCTCTAGTCGCAAATTATCCTTGGGATGGTACTGAGGATAAAAA GAAGGAATACTATGCAAGCCCCGATGATGATGCATTTCGGTTTCTTGCAAGTGTCTATAGTCATTCTCACTACAACATGTCCAAGAGCAAAGAGTTCCCTGAAGGAATTACTAATGGAGCAGCTTG GTATCCTATCTACGGTGGTATGCAAGATTGGAACTATATACATGCTGGTTGTTTTGAGTTGACATTGGAAATAAGTGACTGCAAGTGGCCTAATGCTAGTGAG CTGTCAACTTTATGGGAGTATAATAGAATGAGCATGTTAAATCTGGTGGCAACCACTGTGAAG ACTGGAGTTCATGGAAGGGTTTTCTCAGTGGATACCAGGACGCCCCTGCCAGCCATTATTGATATCAATGGAATAAATAAGTCG GTAAAAGCTGGACGCCTTTTTGCTGATTATCATCGTTTACTTGTACCTGGGGTAAAATACCAAG TTACGGCTTCCAGTCCGGGTTACAAATCAAAATCCACCACTATATTTCTTGTGGAAGAAGCCACGACTGCAGATTTTATTCTTGAGCCAGAAACGAACAACGCGGGCAAAATAGTAGGGTCTGGCTGTGATTGTTCTGGCAACTACAAAAATAGGCTGGAAATGGTTGATATTCTTGCTCACCCTCAAATGGAGATTTCTATGGTCATTATTGTGGCACTAGCATTTCTTTTGTTATTGTATAGAAGAAAACTCTGTTTGAGCTTCCCAAAGCATAGACAAGCCTTAGGATCAAAAAGACCGACTGTGGTATGA